The segment CGCCGGTGGTGTCGTAGACGCTGGCTGTCTTGAGCCGGTATGTTGATTCTGTCTGTGGAGGGACTCGACCATGCACTGGAATTCGTACGCGTACGAGGTGATCACAAAGGAGCGCATCGGCGCTTGGAGGGAACAAGCGTGTTCCGACCGGCTGGCGCGCGCTGTGGAATCGGGGCAGGTGCGGGGGAGCGCGCTCCTCGGTCGGCTCGCGCGCCTGCTGGGAGTTCGGCCGGCCGCGCGCGACCGAGCGCTTGCCGCGGTGGTGACGAAGCCGTGCGGGGCGACGGGGGACGGCCGCGCGGCGTGACGCGCACCGGGGTCGATCCGTCGAGGGCGACGCGGGCGTTCCACTCGATCACGAACGGGGGGAAGCACAATGGGGAGCAGGATCGACCTGCTGCTTCGCGGGATTGACGAGGTCTTCAACGTGAGCGGCTGGCAGATCGCGCTGCGCGAGGCCGTCGACGTGACGGCGGCCCAGGCGGCGTGGAGTCCGGGGCCCGGGCGCAACTCGATCTGGAAAATCGTCAACCACGTGTCGCTTTGGATGGAAGATGTCGCTGACTGCATGGCCGGCGTTCCGCCGAAACCGAAGGGGTGGGCGGCCGGCGCGGACTTCCGCGAGATCGAGAGCGTGACCGGCGAGGCGTGGCGCGCCTCGGTGGAGCGGCTCGGTGCGGCCCACACGCGACTCAAGGCGGAGCTCGCGAAGCGAACCGATGCCGAGCTCGACGCGCCGAGCCCGGGCAGGTCGGTTGCGCTGTCGAGCACGATCCTCGGCCTGATCGCGCACGACGGGTACCATTGCGGCCAGATCTGTTACCTTCGGGCGCTGCAGGGGATCCCCGCGGGATACTAGCGCGTGCCCGACGAGGCCGTCTTTCGCCTTCCGATCGCCGGTGCCCGCGGCGAGCCGGTGGATCTGCGGCGGACGTTCCTCTCCCACGGCTTCGGCGATCTGCCGCCGATGGCGTTGGATCGGGACACGCACGTGCTCGAGGTCACCGTCCCCGTCGCGGGCGGCCGGCCGCGGACGGTGCGCATCGCCCCCGCGGAGGCCGGGTGGGCGTCGGTGCGTGTGGGCGGCGGTCCCGTGGGTTTTCGTGCGGGCGAGCGCCTGCGCGTTGTGCTTCGCCACATCCTGCGCCTTGATGAGGACCTGTCCCCGTTCTACGCCGCGGCCCGCGGGGATCCCGAAC is part of the bacterium genome and harbors:
- a CDS encoding DinB family protein, encoding MGSRIDLLLRGIDEVFNVSGWQIALREAVDVTAAQAAWSPGPGRNSIWKIVNHVSLWMEDVADCMAGVPPKPKGWAAGADFREIESVTGEAWRASVERLGAAHTRLKAELAKRTDAELDAPSPGRSVALSSTILGLIAHDGYHCGQICYLRALQGIPAGY